Part of the bacterium genome is shown below.
ATACGACCACCGAGCCGTTGTTCGGGTCCTCGGAGGTGGTCATGTCCACCAGGCCCGAGAGCTTGTCGAGCAGGAGGTCGCGGCTGTCGCGCAGGTCGTTGGCCTGACGGCCCAGGGCCTCGGTCTTGCCGATTTCAACGTTCAGGGAGGCGACACGCTCGAGGATCGAGTTGACCTCGGCCACATCGTCGATGATCTCGAAGTTTTTATTGTCTTTTATCTTGTCGAGCTGCGAGTGAACCTGGTTGAACATCCGGGCCAGGGCCCGCCCCTGTTCGCGCACCGTTGTCCGCACCGAGCTGCTTTCCGGGTTGGTGGACAGGTCCTGGAGGCTGTTGAAAAAATTCTTGATCGCGTTGCTCAGACCGGTGTCGGAGGGCTCGTTGATCACGCCCTCGATCAGCTCAAGCGACTGGGCCTGCTTGTCCAGGTCGCCCTGCAGGGCGTTCTCGTTGCGGAACTGGCGGTCGATGAACGCGTCCCGCGTGCGCGACACCTCGGCCAGGTTCACCCCGGTGCCGAACACGCCCTTGTTGATGATGATGGGACGGTTGGCTTCCAGGACGATCTTCTGCCGGGTGTAGCCCTCGGTGTTCACGTTGGCGATGTTCTGGCCGGCCACGTTCAGGCCCATCTGGCTGGCTTTGAGCCCGCTCAGGCCGATATACATCGCATTGTTGATCGTCGGCATCCGCACCCTCGTTCCCGGCTCGGCCGGGAGCAGCCCTCAGATTTTCTTGTCGAAGACTTTCACCAAGTTCGCCTTACGGCTTTTCTTGCCGCTTTCCTCGTAGACATTCCGGTTGATCCGTGTCAGTTCCAGCATCAGCTGGAGCTGACCGCTCACCAGCGAGCGCGCTCTCTCCAGCAGGAATGAGTTCTGGCTCTTGAGGCTCTCCACGCGGCCCGCGCTCTCGCGCACGCGCCGGGCGGCCTCCTTGAGCTGAGTGCGCCCCGGCTCGCCGAAACCCTCGGCCAGCTTGCTCACCGGGGGCGGATCGCTCAACCCGCTGATCCGGCGGCAGAGTTCGCGCCTCTTTTCCTCCAGTTCGTGTATGAGGCGCACCAGACGGCCCTGCCCGTGCACCGCCGCGCCCAGGCCCTGCAGGTCGCGGCTTACCACGGCCCGCTGCTGGTCGCGCAGGGCGGCATACAACTCATCCATCTGTAAGGCCAGGCTGCCCAGCACCGCCAGGAGTTCCCCGTACAGTGTTTCGACCACCAGGCTGTCAGTACGGGTGAGCATGCTCAGACCTCCGACGTTGTGCTGAACCGTCCCCGCAGGGACAGTACGTTCTTGACATAGTTGCGGGTCTCACGGTAGGGGGGCACGCCGCTGTAGCGCTCCACCGCGCCGGGACCGGCGTTGTAGGCGGCCAGGGCCAGCTTTTCATCCCCTCCGAAGCGCTCGAGCATCTGCCGCAGGTAGCGCGCGCCGGCCTCCAGGTTCTGCCGCGGGTCCAGCGGGTCGCTCACCCCCAGGCTGTCCGCGGTCGAGGGCATCAGCTGCATCAGGCCCTGCGCCCCGGCCGGGCTGACCGCCCCGGGGTCGCCACCCGATTCCTGGAGGATCACCGCCGAGACGAGCGCCGGGTCGAGCCCGTTGCGCTCGGCCGCCTGCTGGATCAGCGTGCTGAGCCCGCCCAGTTTTTCCGACGACGTGCTTTTGGCTTTTGTCCCTGCCGGGGTCTCAGCGGCGGCATCTGCGGCCGGAACGACCGGGGCGGAGGAACTTCCCTGTCCCTCCGCGCTCTTTCCGGTTTCAGACGGCGGGACCTTGCCGTCGCGCTCGCGCACGAGCTGACGGTAGATCATGTCGGCCAGGCCCACCGGGCTGCGGCTGCTCATCGTGTCGGCGATCTTCTCGTTGAACATCGTGCGCCAGGTCTCCATGCCGCTGGAATCTCCGCCCATAAGGCTGTCTTCCGGGACGGTTTTCTGCATCGAGTCGAGCAGGATGCGCAGGAAAATGGCCTCCATGTCCTGGCTGACCTTTTTCAGCTGCGCGTCGTCGCCCTTGCTCCCGCTGGTGGCGGCGCTTTTGGCCCGCTCGACCCGCTGCTGAAGCAGGCGCTCCTGGATGCTCTGTGTCCCGATATCCGGCAACCCGATCTGTTCCACGCTCACGGCCCGTCCTACATTATCACCAGTTCGGCATTCAGCGCCCCGGACTGCTTCAGGGCCTGGAAAATTGCGATTATGTCCCGCGGAGTCACCTGCATGATATTGAGCGCGGTCACCAGGTCGCCGGCCGTGCCGCCGATCTCGATGAACTTGTGCACCTGCTCCTCGGCCCCGACCTGCGCCGTGGGCGTGATCGCGGTGGCGCCGCCGCCCAGCGGGGTGGTGGGCTGACTGACCGAGGCCCCGGTACCGATAGTGATGGTCAGGCTGCCGTGGGCGATCTGGACCGGCATCACGGTGACGCTTTCGCCGATGGCGATGGTGCCGGTGCGCTCGTTGATCACCACCTTGGCCGCCACGTCCGGGTTGACCTCCAGGTTTTCGAGCGTGGAGATGAACTCGATCACGCGGCCGGGGTCGCGGTATTCCTCAGGAATGGTTACGTAGACCGAAAGCCCGTCGATGGGCAGGCCGATGTTGGAGCCGAAACGGTCGTCCACGGCCTTGTCCACGCGCTCGACGCTGGTGAAATCACTGTTCTCCAGGGTGAGCATCAGGCGCCAGTTGTCGATGAAGCCGGCCTCGATCTGGCTGAGCACCATGGCCCCGCGGGGCACGCGCCCCACCACCGGATGGTTGCGCTGGATCTGCGCTCCGGCGCCGCCGCCGCCCGCGTTGCCCACGTTGAACCCGCCGATTGAGACCGGGCCCTGGGCCACGCCGTACATGGTCTTGCCGTCCAGCCCGAAGAGCTGGGTGCGCAGCAGGGTGCCGCCCTGCAGGCTGCTGGACTCGCCCAGCGAGCTCACGGTCACGTCGATCCGGCTGCCGGGTTTGTCAAAAGTCGAAAGGTCGGCGGTCACCATCACCGCCGCCACGTTGGCCGTGTTGATCTCGCCGGCCTGGATATCGATGCCGAACTTGCTCAGAAGGCTGGCCGTGGAGCGGTTGGTGAACACCGTGCGCCCGTCGCCCGTGCCGTTCAGCCCCACCACCAGGCCGTAGCCGATAAGCTGCTCGACCCGCGTGCCCTGGAGGTGCGCGATGTCCTTGATCCGCGCCGCCGAGACCGGTGCGGTGGACAGGACGGCCAGCGCCAGGGCGGCCAGGATGCCGCGGGTTGCGATTCTATGCCGGGAACCGGAAACCATTGTTTCTCCCATCCTCAGGGTGCGGCCTAACTCAGAAGAACCAACCCAGGATACGGTTGAAAATAGTGGGGCGGCGCATTTCCTCGGCCTCGCCCTTGCCCTTTAGGGTCACCTGCAGGTCGGCGATCTGCGAGGAGTTGATCGTGTTCTGCGCCGTGACGTCCTGGCTGCGGGCGATGCCGCTGATGGCGATCACCCGGTTCTCGTCCGGCATGTTCACCACCTTGGAGCCCTCCAGGTACAGGTTGCCCAGGTCATCGGTTTTGACCACCCGGGCCGCGATTTCGGCCGTGAACGTGCTGGTTTTGTTGTTCTGGACGCGGGAGTCGAAATCGTTCTGCGACGCGACCGAGCCGCTGAACGGGTTGAGCATGCCGAAAACCTTGGTCGCTCCGGCCCCGAAATTGGCCGAGGTCGAAGTCCCACGCTGGCTGCGGAAACGGGCGTTGTTCACGCCCTGCACGCGCTCGTCGATGATGATCGTCAACACGTCGCCCTTCTTGTACAGGCGGTCATCGGTGAACAGGCTGGCCACATCCGAGCGGAACTCCATCTGGGCGGCCAGACGCGCCGCGCTCAGGCCCAGGGCCAGCATCAGGAGCATCAGGGTCGCGGCCATCCGGGGCAGACCCTCGGCGCCGCTGCGCGGGGGAACGTTTTTCCGGGTACTCTGCTGGGTTCTCATCTGTCACCCATCCTCTCATCGGTTATCAGCACTGTGCGCGAGTCCACCACCCGTCCGGTCATGTTGCGGCCGTAATGGTTGCGGACAAGAATCTTGTCACCGCGTCCGCCGCTCTCCCAGGCCTTGCCCGGGCAGCCGATGCGGATGTTCTTGTACTGTACGATCAGCGTCACCTCATCGCCGCGGTCCACCACGGGCGGGTTCTCCAGGGCGTCCACGGTCAGCGGCTGGTCCTGGCGCACGTTGCGGCGCAGGCGCATTCCGGCGGCCTGCTCCAGGCTCGACACCGCCTCGGAGCGCTGGTCGCTGATCTCACGCGTGGCGAGCTGGATGTCGCCGGGCTGGAGGAACTCGCCCTGGTGCAGGTCGCGGATGGCCACGGCCACGGTGCCGAAAGCCTGCGCCCGGATGGAGACAGGTACGCGCCGGACGACCCGCCCGTCCTCGATTACGGCCAGCGAGACCGCCGCCGCTCCCGAGACCCGTCCGCGTATCTGGTCGAGCACCTGGAGCTGGCTGTTTCCCTCCTCCACCACGATCTCATCCGGCAGGTTGGAATAGGTCACAGCGGTGCTGTCGGCCAGCCCCTGCCAGGAGCGATGCACGTAGTCCTGGATCAGGCCTGCCATCTCCGCGCCCGTGATCTTGCGTCCCGAGCGGCTGACCCGCACGGCGTCCGAGCCGCTGAAAGAGACCCGCACAGGGTCGATCCGGTGCGCCGCCAGGCTGCGGCGGATGCTCTCGCGGTCGAGCAGGATGTCGTTGCCGGGCAGGGGGGCGGGCCCCAAGGGCAGGTCGTTCACCTGGGCCACCAGAGCCTCGTCGAAACCCTGCACGCTGGCCACGTCGCCCAGGCGCATCTGGTCCCTGGGCGTGCGGGCCTGGTCCTTGATGTAGACATAGACCCGTTCGAGATTGTCCGCCGAGGTGCTGTCCTGGGCCGCGAGAAAGCCCGCGCCCAGAAGGCCGAGGGTCAGGAGCAGGCCGATCGTTCTGTTCATTGCGTTTACCTCCGAAATCAGTACTGCGTCAGGCTTAAGTCGGTCTTACCGCCCGATGCTGGCCGCGGTCTGCATCATGTTGTCGGCCACGGAGATGCCGCGGGAGTTGAGCTCGTAGACCCGCTGGGCGGTGATGAGGTCGACCAGTTCGTCGACCGTGTTGACGTTCGATAATTCCAGGTAGCCCTGCTGCAGGCGGCCGAACTCGTCCTCGCTCGGGTTGCCGAGCAGGGGGGTGTTGGAAGCCACGGTCTCGACGAACAGGTTGTTGCCGATGGCGCGCAGGCCGGCCGGGTTGATGAAGCGGGCCAGCTCGACCCGGCCGATGTTGGCCGGCTGGACCTGGTTGGGCAGCAGCACGTCCACCGTGCCGTCCTGGCCGATGTTGATCTTGGTCGCGTTCTGCGGGATGGTGAGCTGCGGTTGCAACGGC
Proteins encoded:
- a CDS encoding transglycosylase SLT domain-containing protein; this encodes MSVEQIGLPDIGTQSIQERLLQQRVERAKSAATSGSKGDDAQLKKVSQDMEAIFLRILLDSMQKTVPEDSLMGGDSSGMETWRTMFNEKIADTMSSRSPVGLADMIYRQLVRERDGKVPPSETGKSAEGQGSSSAPVVPAADAAAETPAGTKAKSTSSEKLGGLSTLIQQAAERNGLDPALVSAVILQESGGDPGAVSPAGAQGLMQLMPSTADSLGVSDPLDPRQNLEAGARYLRQMLERFGGDEKLALAAYNAGPGAVERYSGVPPYRETRNYVKNVLSLRGRFSTTSEV
- the flgA gene encoding flagellar basal body P-ring formation chaperone FlgA; amino-acid sequence: MNRTIGLLLTLGLLGAGFLAAQDSTSADNLERVYVYIKDQARTPRDQMRLGDVASVQGFDEALVAQVNDLPLGPAPLPGNDILLDRESIRRSLAAHRIDPVRVSFSGSDAVRVSRSGRKITGAEMAGLIQDYVHRSWQGLADSTAVTYSNLPDEIVVEEGNSQLQVLDQIRGRVSGAAAVSLAVIEDGRVVRRVPVSIRAQAFGTVAVAIRDLHQGEFLQPGDIQLATREISDQRSEAVSSLEQAAGMRLRRNVRQDQPLTVDALENPPVVDRGDEVTLIVQYKNIRIGCPGKAWESGGRGDKILVRNHYGRNMTGRVVDSRTVLITDERMGDR
- a CDS encoding flagellar basal body L-ring protein FlgH, producing MRTQQSTRKNVPPRSGAEGLPRMAATLMLLMLALGLSAARLAAQMEFRSDVASLFTDDRLYKKGDVLTIIIDERVQGVNNARFRSQRGTSTSANFGAGATKVFGMLNPFSGSVASQNDFDSRVQNNKTSTFTAEIAARVVKTDDLGNLYLEGSKVVNMPDENRVIAISGIARSQDVTAQNTINSSQIADLQVTLKGKGEAEEMRRPTIFNRILGWFF
- a CDS encoding flagellar protein FlgN translates to MLTRTDSLVVETLYGELLAVLGSLALQMDELYAALRDQQRAVVSRDLQGLGAAVHGQGRLVRLIHELEEKRRELCRRISGLSDPPPVSKLAEGFGEPGRTQLKEAARRVRESAGRVESLKSQNSFLLERARSLVSGQLQLMLELTRINRNVYEESGKKSRKANLVKVFDKKI
- a CDS encoding flagellar basal body P-ring protein FlgI; the encoded protein is MVSGSRHRIATRGILAALALAVLSTAPVSAARIKDIAHLQGTRVEQLIGYGLVVGLNGTGDGRTVFTNRSTASLLSKFGIDIQAGEINTANVAAVMVTADLSTFDKPGSRIDVTVSSLGESSSLQGGTLLRTQLFGLDGKTMYGVAQGPVSIGGFNVGNAGGGGAGAQIQRNHPVVGRVPRGAMVLSQIEAGFIDNWRLMLTLENSDFTSVERVDKAVDDRFGSNIGLPIDGLSVYVTIPEEYRDPGRVIEFISTLENLEVNPDVAAKVVINERTGTIAIGESVTVMPVQIAHGSLTITIGTGASVSQPTTPLGGGATAITPTAQVGAEEQVHKFIEIGGTAGDLVTALNIMQVTPRDIIAIFQALKQSGALNAELVIM